One window of the Acinetobacter equi genome contains the following:
- a CDS encoding MFS transporter — protein sequence MHMENTAGSAEGNKKWKLAFILCFLALVVDGADVMMLSLSLKSIKDDFGLTGVEAGMLGSVTILGMGLGGIFGGWCSDKFGRVKAIAASVLLFSVLTALLSFTQNVWQFGILRFISGVGLGTVYIVSAGLISEYVPTKHRTTIIATLQTGWTFGYIVASLMAGAIIPDHGWRLMFLLSGSAIILSFLLYYFVPESESWQAERDRKLLAKKDNPQDSSFGFKLIFKDKAVLKVLLMWISASMLLHLGYNGVNHWMPTYIETEMGLNYKSMTYYMIASYSAMVFGKISAGIISDKFGRRFAFMFGCIATAACLVSIVMFANPTNIIYFLALFGFLYGIPFGVYATFMSESFPTAARGTAMGTAHNMGRIGSATAPILVGAIAASESIGYGFLILGFFYLISILPILFIREKMFDPSAKAGVEPEPAK from the coding sequence ATGCATATGGAAAATACTGCAGGAAGTGCAGAAGGTAATAAAAAGTGGAAACTTGCATTTATATTATGTTTCTTAGCTTTAGTTGTAGATGGCGCGGACGTAATGATGCTGTCACTCAGTTTAAAAAGTATCAAAGATGATTTTGGTCTGACTGGGGTTGAAGCTGGTATGCTCGGAAGTGTTACTATCCTTGGTATGGGATTAGGTGGTATTTTCGGGGGCTGGTGTAGTGATAAATTTGGTCGTGTAAAAGCTATTGCTGCGAGTGTTCTTCTCTTTTCGGTACTTACAGCATTACTAAGTTTTACTCAAAACGTTTGGCAGTTTGGTATTTTACGTTTTATTTCAGGTGTTGGTCTAGGTACTGTGTATATCGTATCTGCAGGATTAATTTCTGAATATGTACCAACTAAGCATAGAACGACTATTATTGCGACCTTACAAACTGGTTGGACTTTTGGTTACATTGTTGCATCTCTAATGGCTGGAGCAATTATTCCAGATCATGGATGGCGCTTAATGTTTTTATTAAGTGGTTCAGCTATTATTCTTTCATTCCTTTTATATTATTTCGTACCAGAATCTGAATCATGGCAGGCGGAAAGAGATCGTAAACTTTTAGCTAAAAAAGATAATCCACAAGATTCATCATTTGGTTTTAAGCTTATTTTTAAAGATAAAGCGGTCTTGAAAGTTCTCCTAATGTGGATTTCTGCAAGTATGCTATTACATTTAGGTTATAACGGTGTGAATCATTGGATGCCAACCTATATTGAAACCGAAATGGGTCTTAACTATAAATCAATGACTTACTATATGATTGCTAGTTATAGTGCAATGGTATTCGGTAAGATCAGTGCAGGAATTATTTCAGATAAATTTGGTCGTCGATTTGCATTCATGTTTGGCTGTATTGCTACTGCAGCGTGTTTAGTTTCTATCGTGATGTTTGCAAATCCTACTAATATTATTTATTTCTTGGCACTTTTCGGATTCTTATATGGCATCCCATTTGGAGTGTATGCAACATTTATGAGTGAAAGCTTCCCAACTGCAGCACGTGGTACAGCTATGGGTACTGCACATAATATGGGTCGTATTGGTTCGGCAACTGCACCTATCTTGGTCGGAGCAATTGCAGCAAGTGAATCTATTGGATATGGTTTCTTAATTCTAGGATTCTTCTATCTGATTAGTATTCTGCCAATTCTATTTATTCGTGAAAAAATGTTTGATCCATCAGCGAAAGCAGGTGTAGAACCTGAACCAGCCAAATAA
- a CDS encoding acetate--CoA ligase family protein, whose translation MNSMVKENKTLSNALLKPKTVALVGISDDQSKTAGRPLHFLRNAGYKGTIYCINPRRETVQGEKAYTSLTDLPEVPDHVYVLTGAELALEAVEECGKLGVPVVTLIASGFSEAGAEGVERENKLRELKAKYQTRILGPSSLGLVNLYEDLFLTANAAFAEPGLPKGNIFCASHSGSMIGSLTSRGRNHHTGFYGLVSVGGEVDLSVGEICLATLDNPDIHGYMLFLESMRHAEKLREFALKAAELNRPVVVFKLGRSQVAADLAVSHTGSMAGEDAVAEAFFKDCGIARVETLDGFLNAIPLLSKVPPQLANKKQINVGVLTTTGGGAAMVVDQLGIRNVSVVSPTDETIAKLNVRGVEVHAGGIIDLTLAGTKYEVMKAALEVLEEAPEFDLVLVASGSSARYHPDLAVKPIVDSITTYKKPLVSFLVPDAPEALKQLKQAGVPAFQSPEACADVINAAFSRRQPTPIHAQVSQPIKSTTVTLDEDSAYQLLRPLGIQNAPYQVLNVLQPKALDISYPVVVKVLHDQISHKTEVGGVILHVQNDSELKAAINQIKTNVEKHCPNLTVEKVLVQSMVKGLGEVLVGFKRDKDVGPIVMLAAGGVLTELYKDSSMRLAPVTLDSAYEMIAEVKGLKALDGFRGKQKGDLKAIAETVVAFSQLAVSKEYFIEEAEMNPLIVNPQGQGVTAVDALVHIAKEG comes from the coding sequence ATGAATTCCATGGTTAAAGAAAATAAAACGCTATCTAACGCACTATTGAAGCCTAAAACTGTAGCTTTAGTGGGTATCTCTGATGATCAAAGCAAAACTGCAGGGCGACCTTTACATTTTTTAAGAAATGCAGGTTATAAAGGTACAATTTATTGTATTAACCCGCGCAGAGAAACTGTACAGGGTGAAAAAGCGTATACCTCACTTACAGATTTGCCTGAAGTTCCAGATCATGTCTACGTTTTGACAGGTGCAGAACTAGCCTTAGAAGCTGTAGAGGAATGCGGAAAATTAGGTGTTCCTGTTGTGACACTCATAGCGAGTGGTTTTAGTGAAGCCGGTGCTGAAGGTGTCGAACGTGAAAATAAACTACGTGAACTCAAAGCAAAATATCAAACACGTATTTTAGGTCCATCAAGCTTAGGCCTAGTAAACCTGTATGAAGATCTATTTTTGACTGCAAACGCTGCATTTGCAGAACCTGGCTTACCAAAAGGCAATATTTTCTGTGCTTCTCATAGTGGCAGTATGATTGGTTCTTTGACATCACGTGGACGTAATCATCACACGGGATTTTACGGTTTAGTATCTGTAGGTGGTGAGGTTGATTTAAGTGTTGGTGAAATTTGCTTAGCTACTTTAGACAACCCCGATATTCATGGTTATATGTTGTTTTTAGAGTCCATGCGCCATGCGGAAAAACTACGTGAGTTTGCTTTAAAAGCGGCTGAATTGAATCGTCCTGTGGTGGTATTCAAACTAGGGCGTTCACAAGTTGCTGCAGATCTGGCTGTTTCTCACACAGGGTCCATGGCTGGTGAAGATGCTGTAGCTGAAGCATTCTTTAAAGATTGCGGTATTGCACGTGTAGAAACTTTAGATGGTTTCCTGAATGCAATTCCTCTGTTAAGTAAAGTTCCACCACAATTAGCGAATAAGAAACAAATCAATGTGGGTGTTTTGACGACGACTGGTGGCGGCGCTGCAATGGTCGTTGATCAGCTCGGTATCCGTAATGTTTCAGTTGTATCACCTACTGACGAGACGATTGCCAAACTCAATGTACGTGGGGTAGAGGTTCATGCAGGCGGTATCATCGATTTAACACTAGCGGGCACCAAGTATGAAGTCATGAAAGCAGCCCTTGAAGTGCTTGAGGAAGCACCTGAGTTTGACTTAGTACTCGTTGCTTCAGGTTCATCAGCTCGCTATCACCCAGATCTTGCAGTCAAACCTATTGTGGACAGCATTACGACTTACAAGAAGCCATTGGTAAGTTTCTTGGTTCCTGATGCACCAGAAGCGTTAAAGCAATTAAAACAGGCGGGTGTGCCGGCATTCCAATCACCAGAAGCGTGTGCAGATGTAATTAATGCAGCATTTTCTCGTCGTCAACCAACGCCAATCCATGCGCAAGTTTCTCAGCCTATAAAATCGACTACGGTCACTTTAGATGAAGATTCTGCTTATCAATTGCTAAGACCATTAGGCATTCAAAATGCCCCATATCAAGTGTTGAATGTTTTACAACCTAAAGCGTTGGACATCTCGTATCCAGTTGTTGTGAAAGTTTTGCATGATCAAATCAGTCATAAAACTGAAGTTGGGGGAGTTATTTTGCACGTACAAAATGACTCAGAGCTTAAAGCAGCGATTAATCAAATTAAGACCAACGTTGAGAAACACTGCCCAAATCTGACTGTTGAAAAAGTTTTAGTCCAGTCGATGGTGAAAGGTCTTGGTGAAGTCTTAGTTGGTTTTAAACGTGACAAAGACGTGGGGCCGATTGTGATGCTGGCTGCAGGTGGTGTGCTAACTGAACTTTATAAAGACAGTTCAATGCGTTTAGCGCCTGTAACGCTTGATTCAGCTTATGAAATGATTGCTGAAGTAAAAGGCTTAAAAGCTCTCGATGGTTTCCGTGGTAAGCAGAAAGGTGATTTAAAAGCGATTGCCGAAACTGTTGTCGCTTTCTCTCAGCTAGCAGTATCTAAGGAATACTTCATTGAAGAAGCTGAAATGAATCCACTTATCGTAAACCCACAAGGACAAGGCGTTACAGCTGTGGATGCACTCGTACATATTGCCAAGGAAGGTTAA
- a CDS encoding acyl-CoA dehydrogenase family protein, with translation MDFNLTEEQVAFADSVRKFAQKELADGALERAHSHDYPWEIAAKLAEMGLIGITVKEEDGGIGGSLVDAVIAIQELALVCPKSADVVQAGNFGAIRTFAEYASPYLKEKYLPDLLAGKKLLALGMSEPGAGSSVTELKTSAVEDGDHYIINGSKVFSTHSPHADSFLIYVRFGEGLDGIGSVMVDRGTPGFEVGQPSAFMSGEEWCQLYFDNCRIPKENVLLGPGGFKKQISGFNVERIGNASRALALGRHAFNVARQHCLDREQFGKALCEFQGLQWKFSEMALKLESSQLLLYRAAINADGGLPSAYETSIAKLSCNLTGWEVSNEALQAMGGYGYSTESLVEYCVKRTRGWMIAGGSIEVLKNRIAEDVFGRRFNQRAK, from the coding sequence ATGGATTTTAATTTAACGGAAGAACAAGTTGCATTTGCAGATTCAGTACGCAAATTTGCACAGAAAGAATTGGCAGATGGGGCATTAGAACGTGCACATTCACACGACTATCCTTGGGAAATTGCAGCTAAATTAGCTGAGATGGGCTTAATCGGTATTACGGTCAAAGAAGAAGATGGTGGCATTGGCGGCTCTTTAGTGGATGCCGTGATTGCCATTCAAGAATTGGCACTGGTTTGCCCGAAAAGCGCTGATGTGGTTCAAGCAGGTAATTTCGGTGCAATTCGTACATTTGCAGAATATGCTTCACCATATCTGAAAGAAAAATATCTTCCTGACTTGCTGGCAGGGAAAAAACTACTTGCACTAGGTATGAGTGAGCCGGGTGCTGGTTCTTCAGTGACTGAACTGAAAACCTCAGCAGTAGAAGATGGTGATCACTACATTATCAATGGTTCTAAAGTCTTCTCAACTCACAGCCCACATGCTGATAGCTTCCTAATCTATGTACGTTTTGGTGAAGGCCTAGATGGTATAGGTTCAGTCATGGTTGATCGTGGTACACCTGGTTTTGAAGTAGGTCAGCCTTCAGCATTTATGAGTGGTGAAGAGTGGTGCCAACTGTACTTTGATAACTGTCGTATTCCAAAAGAAAACGTACTACTTGGACCAGGTGGATTTAAAAAACAGATTTCAGGTTTCAACGTTGAACGTATTGGCAATGCTTCACGTGCATTAGCTTTAGGTCGTCATGCGTTTAATGTTGCACGTCAACACTGCCTAGATCGTGAGCAATTTGGCAAAGCATTATGTGAATTCCAAGGTTTGCAATGGAAGTTCTCAGAAATGGCTTTGAAACTAGAAAGTTCACAGCTACTACTTTACCGTGCTGCAATTAATGCCGATGGCGGTCTGCCATCAGCTTATGAGACAAGTATTGCGAAGCTGTCATGTAACTTAACAGGTTGGGAAGTATCTAACGAAGCATTACAAGCGATGGGTGGTTATGGTTATTCGACTGAATCACTAGTTGAGTACTGCGTGAAACGTACACGTGGTTGGATGATTGCGGGCGGTTCAATTGAAGTATTGAAAAACCGTATTGCAGAAGATGTATTTGGTCGCCGCTTTAATCAGCGCGCGAAGTAA
- a CDS encoding acyl-CoA dehydrogenase family protein, with translation MDFNLTEEQVAFADSVRKFAQKELADGALERAHSHDYPWEIAAKLAEMGLIGITVKEEDGGIGGSLVDAVIAIQELALVCPKSADVVQAGNFGAIRTFAEYASPYLKEKYLPDLLAGKKLLALGMSEPGAGSSVTELKTSAVEDGDHYIINGSKVFSTHSPHADSFLIYVRFGEGLDGIGSVMVDRGTPGFEVGQPSAFMSGEEWCQLYFDNCRIPKENVLLGPGGFKKQISGFNVERIGNASRALALGRHAFNVARQHCLDREQFGKALCEFQGLQWKFSEMALKLESSQLLLYRAAINADGGLPSAYETSIAKLSCNLTGWEVSNEALQAMGGYGYSTESLVEYCVKRTRGWMIAGGSIEVLKNRIAEDVFGRRFNQRAK, from the coding sequence ATGGATTTTAATTTAACGGAAGAACAAGTTGCATTTGCAGATTCAGTACGCAAATTTGCACAGAAAGAATTGGCAGATGGGGCATTAGAACGTGCACATTCACACGACTATCCTTGGGAAATTGCAGCTAAATTAGCTGAGATGGGCTTAATCGGTATTACGGTCAAAGAAGAAGATGGTGGCATTGGCGGCTCTTTAGTGGATGCCGTGATTGCCATTCAAGAATTGGCACTGGTTTGCCCGAAAAGCGCTGATGTGGTTCAAGCAGGTAATTTCGGTGCAATTCGTACATTTGCAGAATATGCTTCACCATATCTGAAAGAAAAATATCTTCCTGACTTGCTGGCAGGGAAAAAACTACTTGCACTAGGTATGAGTGAGCCGGGTGCTGGTTCTTCAGTGACTGAACTGAAAACCTCAGCAGTAGAAGATGGTGATCACTACATTATCAATGGTTCTAAAGTCTTCTCAACTCACAGCCCACATGCTGATAGCTTCCTAATCTATGTACGTTTTGGTGAAGGCCTAGATGGTATAGGTTCAGTCATGGTTGATCGTGGTACACCTGGTTTTGAAGTAGGTCAGCCTTCAGCATTTATGAGTGGTGAAGAGTGGTGCCAACTGTACTTTGATAACTGTCGTATTCCAAAAGAAAACGTACTACTTGGACCAGGTGGATTTAAAAAACAGATTTCAGGTTTCAACGTTGAACGTATTGGCAATGCTTCACGTGCATTAGCTTTAGGTCGTCATGCGTTTAATGTTGCACGTCAACACTGCCTAGATCGTGAGCAATTTGGCAAAGCATTATGTGAATTCCAAGGTTTGCAATGGAAGTTCTCAGAAATGGCTTTGAAACTAGAAAGTTCACAGCTACTACTTTACCGTGCTGCAATTAATGCCGATGGCGGTCTGCCATCAGCTTATGAGACAAGTATTGCGAAGCTGTCATGTAACTTAACAGGTTGGGAAGTATCTAACGAAGCGTTACAAGCGATGGGTGGTTATGGTTATTCGACTGAATCACTAGTTGAGTACTGCGTGAAACGTACACGTGGTTGGATGATTGCGGGCGGTTCAATTGAAGTATTGAAAAATCGTATTGCAGAAGATGTATTTGGTCGCCGCTTTAATCAGCGCGCGAAGTAA